A genomic segment from Nicotiana tabacum cultivar K326 chromosome 7, ASM71507v2, whole genome shotgun sequence encodes:
- the LOC107826656 gene encoding protein TIME FOR COFFEE isoform X7, translating to MDRNREARRSGGMVAAAATSNGLSSRRRHRTNSLRDSPDEDGGVEIQESVRLRERVKKDRDRERERERERERERERDNRDRDRDRISRSKRRRGERLIGGVDDSSEESVNDDEEDDDEDTTTTTTTNNVGVSGSSSTRLLPPNPPVPVTVGSISNHHHHHNNHNHNNHHLQPPRKSFPPNTTRVFRTATPAAAAAPVWKPGDEMIGVSVPRKARSASTKRSHDWISGVSGGGCVGGNSGVITGEQIHQQVSTASPVRQNIPATSTQSPAAPLSPSSSNVSVRKKIKPNGQKRPPAKSPPKAASSNNPEELEIEIAEVLYGLMTQSQGPSKKESGGGGRNDTTREVNNRSRVSSPVSNSNSSATPLSAVAPKRKRPRQVLENPGGFGARSSPISSSTATNKVEMDQTTTMKMEVSSPNLEKTPQSAAENGVSLYDLSASVQSLPVASDPVPETMKVESEAKRRPEESEFMESKEEVRESSTLGAENSNREDAVAVTQVIVSEVESQREEKFQIDLMAPPPQLRSSPEREAEIDFGSAAVDKKPILAENIVEMKPSVKEKDNERIGKAEKEEVISVEADEKKTKAAALEELNPHKASEGSRGRNIDLQLDLERPEKDSGVSSKFQQQSQKLLQQQPPPQKATKEEPIIEKTGQSSSLPMPMSMASWPGGLPPMGYMAPLQGVVAMDGTTVSSAPIQPLFSQPRPKRCATHCYIARNIHCLQQFMKMHPFWPPAAGSAPFYGAKTNLNVLPPTDLAGRATAGPDKGQGLAIFPNNVGKDKVQPANIADATAQRKQQILLQQALPPVAPNNLLNNAYAFPIPAVGAPPNYRGAHPQPMPLFNGSFYSSQMIHPSQVQQQQQPPTSQSQQMQQGQQNTSMSSGSSSSQKHLQSQQQRSQGNAVTGGNLHNFPGSKNHPSQSPAQSQNQHIPQQTRHIENEVGSEDSPSTTERKRSHGPMNVYNQNFAMPMHPSNFGLMTPPATFGIASSAGGGSNHQTEKKSQQQQGLKTNLESVPPQPFAMSFASLNGATAGPGIDMSMAQNHAIFQSLPEATRQNLQMAAAAAQAVQQKKNFRISEDGKSGSSDQSGADAERKGLAMKQPSVNAGQSIAFSRSEMSDASGSNIAANSVIDSSSRSLNLPSGASWTARAAMPNAMGAVNVPNAQLQAQIQHQQQQMIQLHKQQQQQQQMAAAAAARSKTPASSNGNAYSDHLTSSASASSKFPNAMSAFPQNLVQTGNNSSQAQSPQWKNSTRTSTSQAPSSLSSTSSLKNLSQQQVRSQQSHTQISFGTNQKSAAPPQGQQPPNNNQSPSSPMMVGSPTTSSISKGACGSPRHTNSASASNKTGGQSSSLSTQQGKSSPSLPNQKSSPAGGRNVPSILGNPHTASTSGSGTKSQMQQQQQQLQQQQQQQKSMQQAQLFFSSPYMQAQPPHSTGTNSTGQATGGYYLQRRRSEQPAQQPTGSSTASSSSGMLTLCPVTLGGGTTSDPAKAIAAAAAASNMKGGVLPSQGILHAAQYTTPTSGSQHQLLPAGFSYVHPVPAAVQVKPAEQKQPAA from the exons ATGGATAGGAACAGAGAAGCAAGAAGAAGTGGGGGTATGGTAGCAGCGGCAGCTACATCTAATGGATTATCATCAAGACGCAGACATAGAACTAATAGTCTTAGAGATTCCCCTG ATGAAGATGGGGGTGTAGAGATACAAGAATCTGTAAGGTTAAGGGAAAGAGTGAAGAAAGATCGAGATCGTGAACGGGAAAGAGAAAGAGAACGAGAACGAGAGAGAGAAAGGGATAATAGGGATAGAGATAGAGATAGGATAAGTCGGAGTAAAAGGAGGAGAGGTGAAAGGTTAATTGGTGGTGTTGATGATAGTTCAGAAGAAAGTGTAaacgatgatgaagaagatgatgatgaagatacTACTACAACAACTACTACAAACAACGTTGGTGTTTCAGGTAGTAGTAGTACAAGGTTGTTGCCGCCGAATCCTCCGGTACCGGTGACGGTGGGGTCCATTTCAAATCACCACCATCATCATAATAACCATAATCATAATAATCATCATTTACAGCCTCCGAGGAAGAGTTTTCCACCAAATACTACAAGGGTTTTTAGGACAGCAAcaccagcagcagcagcagctccTGTTTGGAAACCTGGTGATGAAATGATTGGTGTTTCTGTCCCAAGAAAAGCCCGTTCTG CATCTACTAAGAGGTCACATGATTGGATTTCTGGGGTCAGCGGTGGTGGTTGTGTTGGTGGTAATAGTGGTGTTATTACAGGAGAGCAAATACATCAGCAAGTTTCGACAGCATCGCCGGTGAGACAGAATATTCCGGCAACATCAACACAATCACCGGCAGCTCCTTTATCTCCATCTTCTTCCAATGTTTCAGTCAGAAAGAAAATT AAGCCTAATGGACAAAAAAGGCCGCCGGCAAAGTCACCACCAAAAGCTGCTTCATCCAACAACCCTGAAGAGCTAGAGATTGAGATTGCTGAAGTGTTATACGGGTTGATGACCCAGTCACAAGGACCTTCCAAGAAAGAAAGTGGTGGAGGAGGACGAAATGATACAACAAGAGAAGTCAATAACAGATCCAGAGTTTCTTCTCCTGTTTCAAATTCTAACTCATCAGCTACTCCTTTATCTGCTGTTG CTCCAAAGAGGAAAAGACCGAGGCAAGTCTTGGAAAATCCTGGAGGATTTGGTGCAAGGAGCAGCCCCATTTCATCTTCTACAGCTACTAATAAAGTGGAGatggatcagacaacaacaatGAAGATGGAGGTTTCTTCTCCTAATTTGGAGAAGACCCCACAATCTGCTGCTGAAAATGGTGTATCTTTATATGATTTAAGTGCTTCTGTACAAAGTTTGCCGGTTGCATCGGATCCGGTACCGGAGACGATGAAGGTGGAATCTGAGGCCAAGAGGAGGCCTGAGGAATCTGAATTTATGGAGAGTAAGGAGGAGGTGAGGGAGTCTTCTACTTTGGGAGCAGAAAATAGTAATCGTGAGGATGCTGTTGCAGTTACCCAAGT GATTGTTTCAGAAGTTGAAAGTCAGAGAGAGGAGAAATTCCAGATAGATCTTATG GCCCCTCCACCGCAGTTAAGATCATCACCTGAAAGGGAAGCTGAGATAGATTTTGGATCAGCAGCTGTGGATAAGAAGCCTATTTTAGCAGAAAATATAGTA GAAATGAAGCCTTCAGTGAAGGAGAAGGATAATGAAAGGATTGGCAAGGCTGAGAAAGAAGAAGTGATCAGTGTTGAAGCTGACGAAAAGAAGACAAAAGCAGCAGCCCTTGAGGAACTTAATCCTCATAAGGCAAGTGAGGGTAGCAGGGGTAGGAATATTGATCTTCAGCTAGATTTGGAAAGGCCAGAAAAGGATAGTGGTGTAAGTAGCAAATTCCAACAGCAGAGTCAAAAGTTGCTGCAGCAGCAGCCTCCACCACAAAAAGCTACTAAAGAAGAACCAATTATAGAAAAAACAG GTCAATCAAGCTCTTTACCAATGCCAATGTCTATGGCTAGCTGGCCTGGTGGGCTTCCTCCCATGGG ATACATGGCACCTTTGCAAGGAGTTGTAGCTATGGATGGAACCACAGTTTCCTCTGCTCCAATCCAG CCGCTGTTCTCTCAACCGCGGCCAAAAAGATGTGCGACACATTGTTACATTGCCAGGAACATACATTGCCTTCAGCAATTCATGAAGATGCATCCTTTCTGGCCACCAGCTGCTGGCTCTGCACCATTCTATGGAGCCAAGACCAATCTCAATGTTCTGCCGCCCACAGATCTAGCTGGGAGAGCAACTGCTGGGCCAGATAAGGGTCAGGGGCTTGCCATTTTCCCTAATAATGTTGGTAAAGACAAAGTCCAGCCTGCAAACATTGCAGATGCTACTGCTCAGAGAAAGCAGCAAATATTACTCCAGCAAGCATTGCCGCCTGTTGCGCCTAACAATCTACTG AATAATGCGTATGCTTTCCCAATACCTGCTGTAGGAGCACCTCCAAATTATAGAGGAGCTCATCCGCAGCCTATGCCATTGTTCAATGGGTCTTTCTATTCTTCCCAGATGATTCATCCATCCCAGGTTCAGCAACAGCAGCAGCCGCCTACATCGCAGTCGCAACAAATGCAACAAGGTCAACAAAACACAAGCATGTCTAGTGGATCCTCTTCATCCCAGAAGCATTTGCAGAGCCAGCAGCAGAGGTCCCAAGGCAATGCTGTTACTGGTGGCAATTTGCATAATTTTCCTGGGTCAAAGAATCATCCATCTCAGTCCCCAGCACAGTCACAAAATCAGCATATTCCTCAACAGACACGTCATATTGAAAATGAGGTGGGTAGTGAAGATAGCCCATCAACTACAGAGAGGAAAAGGTCTCATGGGCCGATGAATGTGTACAATCAGAATTTTGCTATGCCCATGCATCCCTCAAACTTTGGTTTGATGACTCCTCCAGCTACTTTTGGTATTGCGTCTTCTGCCGGTGGTGGCAGTAATCATCAAACTGAGAAGAAGTCGCAGCAACAACAAGGTTTAAAAACGAATCTAGAATCAGTGCCGCCTCAACCTTTTGCTATGTCATTTGCTTCCTTAAATGGAGCCACTGCTGGTCCTGGCATTGACATGTCCATGGCACAGAATCATGCTATTTTTCAGAGTCTCCCTGAAGCTACGAGGCAAAATTTACAGATGGCTGCAGCTGCTGCTCAGGCTGTGCAGCAGaagaaaaatttcagaatatCCGAGGATGGTAAATCTGGATCCAGCGACCAGTCTGGGGCTGATGCTGAAAGGAAAGGTTTAGCTATGAAGCAGCCTTCAGTAAATGCTGGTCAGTCTATTGCATTTTCAAGGTCTGAGATGTCCGATGCCTCCGGTTCTAATATTGCTGCCAACAGTGTCATTGATAGCTCATCAAGGTCCTTAAATCTTCCCTCTGGTGCTTCATGGACTGCTCGAGCTGCAATGCCAAATGCTATGGGAGCTGTAAATGTCCCTAATGCACAGTTACAAGCTCAAATTCAGCATCAGCAGCAGCAGATGATTCAGCTTCATaagcaacagcaacagcaacagcagatgGCTGCGGCTGCTGCTGCTCGGAGTAAGACACCAGCTTCTAGTAATGGGAATGCCTACTCTGATCACTTGACATCGTCGGCTTCTGCCTCTTCAAAGTTTCCAAATGCAATGTCTGCTTTTCCTCAAAACCTTGTACAGACTGGTAACAACAGCAGTCAAGCTCAGTCGCCTCAGTGGAAAAATTCTACCAGAACATCTACGTCCCAAGCTCCATCATCTTTGTCATCCACTTCTTCTCTGAAAAACCTTTCTCAGCAGCAGGTTAGATCCCAGCAAAGCCACACACAAATATCTTTTGGCACAAATCAGAAATCAGCTGCTCCTCCACAGGGACAACAGCCTCCTAATAATAACCAGTCTCCCTCTTCGCCCATGATGGTTGGCTCTCCTACAACTTCTTCAATCTCAAAAGGTGCCTGTGGAAGCCCAAGGCATACAAATTCTGCTTCTGCAAGCAATAAAACCGGCGGCCAAAGCTCATCATTGTCAACACAGCAGGGCAAATCCTCGCCTTCACTTCCCAACCAAAAGTCATCTCCTGCTGGTGGAAGGAATGTGCCGTCAATTCTTGGAAACCCTCATACTGCTTCAACTTCAGGCAGTGGAACTAAGTCTcaaatgcaacaacaacaacagcaactacagcaacaacagcaacaacagaagAGTATGCAGCAAGCACAACTGTTCTTCTCAAGTCCATATATGCAAGCTCAACCCCCGCATTCTACTGGTACAAATTCTACAGGTCAAGCTACTGGGGGATATTATCTTCAAAGAAGGCGTTCAGAACAGCCGGCTCAACAACCGACTGGTTCATCAACGGCATCATCGTCAAGTGGAATGTTGACTTTGTGTCCTGTTACTCTAGGTGGTGGCACCACCTCTGATCCTGCAAAAGCGATTGCAGCAGCAGCAGCTGCTAGTAATATGAAAGGTGGAGTCTTGCCCTCGCAGGGCATCCTTCATGCGGCCCAATATACAACACCAACATCTGGAAGTCAACATCAGCTTTTGCCTGCTGGTTTCTCGTATGTTCACCCTGTTCCTGCAGCAGTTCAAGTGAAGCCAGCTGAACAGAAACAA